Sequence from the Natronomonas marina genome:
CGATGGTCCCGGGGACGATGATGACGTCGGCCTGTCGGGGCGAGGCCCGCGGCACACCCGCGCCGAAGCGGTCGAGGTCGTGCTTGATGGCGTAGGTGTGAATCATCTCGATGCTGCAGCAGGCGATGCCGAACTGCAGCATGAACATCGACGAACCCCGGACCCAGTTCATGAACTTGTCGAACTTCGTGAGGATGAACGGCGAGGAGCCGAACGCCTCCCGAAGCTTCGAGTTGAACCGGTTGTCGACGCCCTCGCCCATCCGGGCTTCCTGCGTCGAGACTGTGTCGTGGATTTCCTGGTCGCTACTCATAGTTCACTCTTGATTTCCGCACGCTCGCTTTTGACCCAGCGAACGGCACCGTTGCGCCACGCCCACCCGAGTCCGAGGATGAGGATGGCGAGGAAGACGAGCATCGGACCCAGCACGTCGGTCAGGCCGAACTCGGCGACAGCGTCGCTGTAGATCAGTGCCCACGGGAAGATGAGCACCGTCTCGATGTCGAAGACGACGAACAGCAACGCGATCAGGTAGTACTGGATGTTGAACCGGATGCGCGTCGACCCCGTCGGTATCTCACCGGACTCGTAGATGGCGCGTTTACCTTGCTCGGGAACGCTGGGCCGCAGCAGGCTCGAAATCGCGACCATCGACAGCGGAATCGCGATGCCCACCAGCGCCAGCGCCCCGACGGCGATCCATGGATTGCTCATCGCGTCTGTATCGTATGACGATTAGGCGCACCCATACATAAGAGTTGATTAACCGGCTCGCACGCCGAACGACTGTTGGGCAATGCGTGGTGGTCCCGATCTCCGAGACCGGTGCCGTTCGGTGACGGACCGGAGCGGTCCTACGAGCGGTCCGCGCGGAACTTCTCGGTTCCCTCCTCGTGGAGTCGGCGGGACACCTCGCCGACGCCGTCCTGCAGCTCGTCGTGGTAGGCCTCCAGCCGCTCGACCAGTTCGGGGTGGGCCCGCGAGAGGATCTGGA
This genomic interval carries:
- a CDS encoding NADH-quinone oxidoreductase subunit A, whose product is MSNPWIAVGALALVGIAIPLSMVAISSLLRPSVPEQGKRAIYESGEIPTGSTRIRFNIQYYLIALLFVVFDIETVLIFPWALIYSDAVAEFGLTDVLGPMLVFLAILILGLGWAWRNGAVRWVKSERAEIKSEL